The Porites lutea chromosome 11, jaPorLute2.1, whole genome shotgun sequence genome includes a region encoding these proteins:
- the LOC140951402 gene encoding uncharacterized protein yields MASVSLSPLSSSVEKTNGAKLSRLLVDGGTTVLRKIFDQHHPRAILTADLNSNYSILNNLLRRRVLNRSQWDQLFPPDGTEPASNTFDITLLFVLLTNVCGLIPPPSGWHTNPPPSDTSHEANLARVKFYRNTLYGHVTTTGVDSLTFSTLWKEISAVLIDLGLDRADIERLEAEKGGEQDYLSALHEWAEREEDIKSQLKNIAQSQAKSEQAINDITVGLEEVKQAVDGLKEQRDKEKAATVLQKLSKSEFKGDIDYHLQRFQVGTREWIFDRVQNWLDDRSSQNRVMVISGNAGMGKSVIAAVICKRMHEAGRLTGSHFCQYNNARYCKPQLMLQSLACHMSHVLPEYRQSLVEQLSRNLGMDVNNMSVEELFALLYKEPLNTVVDPGRNMLMVLDGLDESEYQERNELLDAIVKQFSKLPTWIRFLVTTPPARNITEKLKMLNPFELQSSDERNFQDIRTFLKQNLPRGIKEENMDELLERLVLKSEGLMLYAYFLILFINENASALHQELLDGSLPLGISSVYHSYFRRLQNELITELDIQEKHFLNLLSAITASREPLPVGFVSKVLVPGTNSTLAKRKVLKALGSVSALLPIRDERLHLIHKSVKDWLTDTSCYGEHEFIMDENEGHRILASLCTDELDNLKRKGVHNVQLSTTENYALYHGARHMMHPGMERRPSELEEVTKAYVIDLEVVYVKTCLNNTLAAEDLVWLQKEGFSALLSQDSRNILNMLLFLLRKYLYRFTDRPRVFLQTMLNQGGKVLSMEASILLQDKYPEIPYLENVHKEKQQGGVVARFECSSYVVCLDVSPHLEYMVCECSDGMLQLWSLHTGRLIWTRPVKVTKSFGKDYYHEAGRMVPSSDVFLFFRSVVFHPTEELVLPGVLSHAYTMDGILSVLFPKSSCSFSVCSVSRNKTKILTDCVENSKCLVLWSLESGSEIARITSNEDILSFAWSQDKGLLAISHPSGLIRLLDEVGGFRNVAQTSTPEVCGMLKFSPDNRFLLCLHWSGYLHLFRTEISAEKHGSFSLSVSPDEVSSHYKKFESFSDCGFVFGDLIRSELSTSITFVLNEQFLLRCVRREIEMVNTNEAVISGQGKASGIALSLDGQTVYFVSDPAVVTVCNVLSGTLKAMKNFGDAWPTRLCPVKEGLLITTTSGTVELWNHDLSECVKKWANLPKITDVIPLSKDRVACVEPFEVKVLDTSSGEFVLSIPVLHATVLACNGKCQLLTISSSGSLQLLDGTTVVWEKDNFTRPFLVKGSLFSPTGQFLVIWKRRCLWVLDAVSGNTLRVSDTIGVRDCKFVSDEECVVIVDPGDSVQLLSVKSGEVLSKLDVEVGKVTCLTTCPHLFALGLENSAPNFRVIRVHLPDDKDSRKSNRLTAIEKCFF; encoded by the coding sequence ATGGCCAGTGTATCACTATCTCCACTCTCGAGTTCTGTGGAGAAGACAAATGGAGCTAAGCTCAGCAGACTTCTCGTCGATGGTGGAACAACAGTTCTCAGGAAGATTTTTGATCAGCATCACCCTCGTGCCATCTTGACTGCGGATCTCAATTCGAATTATTCTATTCTAAACAACCTATTGCGTAGGAGAGTTTTGAATAGATCCCAGTGGGACCAACTGTTTCCACCTGATGGAACCGAACCAGCCTCTAACACTTTTGACATCACTCTTCTATTTGTCCTTCTGACAAATGTTTGTGGACTAATCCCTCCTCCCTCTGGGTGGCACACAAACCCACCACCAAGTGACACATCTCATGAGGCTAATCTTGCAAGAGTTAAGTTCTATCGTAATACCTTGTATGGTCATGTGACAACCACTGGTGTTGATTCTTTAACCTTTTCTACCCTCTGGAAGGAAATAAGTGCTGTTCTTATAGATCTTGGCCTAGATCGCGCTGACATAGAAAGGCTGGAGGCAGAGAAAGGTGGAGAGCAAGATTACCTTAGTGCTTTGCATGAGTGGGCTGAACGTGAAGAAGATATTAAGTCCCAGTTGAAGAACATTGCACAATCTCAGGCTAAATCTGAACAGGCTATAAACGACATTACAGTCGGTCTTGAAGAAGTTAAACAAGCAGTTGATGGGTTAAAAGAACAAAGAGACAAGGAAAAGGCAGCTACAGTTCTTCAGAAACTTTCCAAATCGGAATTCAAAGGCGACATCGATTATCACTTGCAACGATTTCAAGTAGGTACCCGTGAGTGGATCTTTGACAGGGTTCAGAACTGGCTGGATGACAGAAGCTCTCAAAACCGGGTAATGGTGATCAGTGGAAATGCAGGAATGGGAAAATCGGTCATCGCTGCTGTGATCTGCAAGAGAATGCATGAGGCTGGCAGACTGACAGGAAGCCACTTTTGTCAGTATAATAATGCACGTTACTGTAAACCTCAGTTGATGCTTCAGTCGTTGGCCTGCCACATGTCCCACGTTCTACCTGAGTACAGGCAAAGTCTTGTAGAACAGTTATCACGAAATCTGGGCATGGACGTCAACAACATGAGCGTGGAGGAGCTGTTTGCATTGCTGTACAAGGAACCTCTGAACACCGTAGTTGATCCTGGAAGGAACATGCTGATGGTTCTGGATGGTCTGGATGAAAGTGAATATCAAGAACGAAATGAGCTCCTTGACGCCATCGTGAAGCAGTTTAGTAAGCTTCCAACTTGGATTCGTTTTCTTGTCACAACGCCCCCAGCGAGAAATATTACAGAGAAGTTAAAGATGTTGAATCCATTTGAATTACAGTCTAGTGATGAAAGGAATTTTCAAGACATAAGGACGTTTTTAAAACAGAATCTTCCGCGCGGGATCAAAGAAGAAAATATGGACGAGCTTTTGGAAAGACTAGTTTTAAAATCCGAAGGACTTATGTTGTAtgcttattttcttattttgttcATTAATGAGAATGCATCAGCTCTACACCAGGAACTTCTGGATGGTAGTTTGCCATTAGGAATTTCTTCAGTCTATCATTCCTATTTCAGACGTCTGCAAAATGAACTTATCACGGAACTTGACATACAAGAGAAACATTTCCTGAATTTACTATCTGCCATTACTGCCTCAAGGGAACCCTTGCCAGTTGGGTTTGTTTCTAAAGTGTTAGTTCCTGGAACTAATTCAACACTTGCAAAGCGTAAAGTGCTAAAAGCTCTGGGCAGTGTGTCCGCACTTCTTCCCATTCGTGATGAACGCCTCCATCTCATCCACAAGTCAGTCAAAGACTGGCTGACTGACACATCATGTTATGGAGAACATGAATTTATCATGGACGAGAACGAAGGCCACCGTATACTAGCCAGCCTATGTACTGACGAACTGGATAACCTAAAGCGGAAAGGCGTACATAACGTACAACTGAGCACCACTGAGAATTATGCTCTCTACCATGGTGCTCGTCACATGATGCACCCAGGTATGGAAAGGAGGCCATCTGAGCTGGAGGAAGTGACAAAGGCATACGTGATAGATTTAGAGGTAGTGTACGTTAAGACCTGTTTAAACAACACATTAGCAGCAGAAGACCTTGTTTGGCTTCAAAAGGAGGGTTTTTCTGCGTTGTTATCACAAGATAGCCGAAACATCCTGAATATGTTGTTGTTTCTGCTGAGAAAGTACCTCTACAGATTTACAGATCGCCCTCGAGTGTTTCTTCAAACCATGCTGAACCAAGGAGGAAAAGTGTTGTCTATGGAGGCGTCAATTCTTTTGCAGGACAAGTATCCTGAAATTCCATATTTGGAAAATGTTCACAAGGAGAAGCAGCAGGGAGGTGTTGTAGCGCGATTTGAATGTTCGTCTTATGTGGTCTGTTTGGACGTCTCACCACATCTGGAGTATATGGTCTGTGAATGTTCAGACGGAATGCTCCAACTGTGGTCACTCCATACTGGCAGGCTAATATGGACACGCCCAGTGAAAGTGACGAAGAGTTTCGGAAAGGACTATTACCATGAAGCTGGTAGGATGGTGCCTTCCTCAGacgtctttttattttttcgctctGTTGTTTTCCACCCTACTGAAGAACTTGTCTTACCTGGGGTTCTTAGTCATGCCTATACCATGGACGGAATTTTGAGCGTGCTTTTTCCCAAAAGTAGCTGTAGCTTCTCAGTTTGTTCAGTTTCTAGAAACAAGACGAAGATTCTGACTGACTGTGTGGAAAACTCCAAATGCCTTGTCTTGTGGAGTTTGGAGAGCGGCTCAGAGATTGCTAGAATAACGAGTAATGAAGATATCTTATCTTTTGCTTGGTCTCAAGACAAAGGGCTTCTTGCAATTTCGCATCCTTCGGGATTGATTCGATTGCTTGACGAGGTGGGTGGTTTTAGAAATGTGGCTCAAACATCCACACCAGAAGTATGTGGGATGTTGAAATTTTCACCAGATAACCGATTTCTCCTTTGTTTGCACTGGTCAGGTTACCTACACCTGTTTCGTACCGAAATCAGTGCCGAAAAACACGGTAGCTTTTCTTTAAGTGTTTCTCCTGACGAAGTGTCTAGTCATTACAAGAAATTTGAATCTTTCAGTGACTGTGGTTTTGTATTCGGAGACCTCATTCGCTCAGAACTGTCAACTAGCATTACCTTTGTTCTTAATGAACAATTTCTGTTAAGATGTGTGCGGCGAGAGATAGAAATGGTGAATACCAATGAAGCTGTAATCAGTGGTCAAGGTAAAGCGTCTGGAATAGCGCTCAGTTTGGATGGCCAGACCGTGTATTTTGTAAGTGATCCAGCAGTAGTGACAGTATGTAACGTTTTGAGCGGGACGCTTAAAGCAATGAAAAACTTTGGGGATGCGTGGCCCACTCGGTTGTGTCCTGTCAAAGAAGGTCTTCTTATTACGACGACGAGTGGAACTGTAGAATTGTGGAACCATGACTTGTCTGAGTGTGTCAAAAAATGGGCTAACCTGCCTAAAATCACAGACGTGATCCCTCTGTCAAAAGACCGGGTAGCATGTGTAGAACCGTTTGAAGTGAAGGTGCTGGATACAAGCAGTGGAGAATTCGTGTTATCGATTCCCGTTTTACATGCAACAGTTCTGGCATGCAATGGTAAATGCCAGCTGCTAACGATCAGTTCTTCGGGCTCGCTTCAGTTGTTGGATGGTACAACCGTTGTCTGGGAAAAGGACAACTTTACAAGGCCTTTCCTTGTTAAGGGTTCTTTATTCTCTCCCACGGGACAGTTTCTTGTCATTTGGAAACGTCGTTGTTTGTGGGTTTTGGATGCAGTTTCAGGAAACACACTCCGTGTGTCAGATACGATAGGTGTAAGGGACTGTAAATTTGTCAGTGACGAGGAATGTGTCGTTATTGTTGATCCTGGTGATTCTGTGCAACTGCTTAGCGTCAAGTCTGGTGAAGTGCTTAGCAAGCTGGATGTTGAAGTGGGCAAAGTGACCTGTTTGACAACCTGTCCTCATCTATTCGCCCTTGGTCTGGAAAACTCCGCACCCAATTTTAGAGTCATCAGAGTACATTTGCCGGATGATAAAGACAGTAGGAAGAGCAACAGGTTAACAGCTATAGAAAAgtgtttcttttga
- the LOC140953360 gene encoding poly(U)-specific endoribonuclease-B-like, which translates to MAYWHDVYTTLYFEMSRDFKLCLLWLLFALFSYLLYKTFDFGYFHGVTHSHPELSPLCKRMWNADKNRLFPGVDYKINPQGEISQNSRQDRATYSLFTWVDPRVFERPTFKTFIALLDNYESETGREEVVTQQEKGENQHFIDAIYETEPMKIAHEYLAGKGLVEAGQSQFKKQLYDMWFTMYSRTGDKSFKDSSGFEHVFVGESQKKKANVAGFHNWIQFYLQEKKGLLDYKGFYPSRREKHITREDWSMNKPLTVRFNWKGDLKRIGGSFIGTSPEFEMALCTVCFLARKGDGRIDRIELDDYDVIVKAHRFGANLLSTCYPINK; encoded by the exons ATGGCATACTGGCATGACGTATATACCACATTATATTTTGAGATGTCCAGAGATTTTAAGTTGTGTCTCCTATGGTTACTTTTTGCTCTATTTTCTTACTTACTGTACAAGACATTTGACTTTGGTTACTTCCATGGTGTTACACACTCCCATCCTGAGTTATCTCCTTTGTGCAAACGAATGTGGAATGCGGACAAGAATCGTCTCTTCCCAGGGGTTGACTACAAGATAAATCCACAAGGAGAGATCTCTCAAAATTCACGTCAGGATCGTGCTACCTATTCACTTTTTACCTGGGTGGATCCAAGAGTGTTTGAGCGTCCAACGTTTAAAA CATTCATAGCTCTGTTGGACAACTATGAAAGTGAAACGGGGCGAGAAGAGGTTGTCACTCAACAAGAAAAGGGTGAAAATCAACATTTCATCGATGCCATCTATGAAACAGAACCAATGAAAATTGCTCATGAGTACTTGGCAGGCAAGGGGCTTGTAGAAGCAGGTCAAAGTCAGTTCAAAAAGCAATTGTATGATATGTGGTTTACAATGTACAGTAGAACAGGTGATAAAAG cTTTAAAGATTCATCTGGCTTTGAGCATGTATTTGTGGGGGagtcacagaaaaaaaaggctaaTGTGGCTGGCTTTCATAACTGGATTCAATTCTACCTGCAAGAGAAAAAAGGCTTGCTTGACTATAAAGGCTTCTATCCAAGTCGGAGA GAAAAGCACATAACTAGAGAAGATTGGAGCATGAATAAGCCGCTTACTGTGCGGTTCAATTGGAAAGGTGATTTAAAACGGATCGGCGGCAGCTTCATTGGCACTAGCCCTGAATTTGAAATGGCGCTGTGTACAGTTTGTTTCCTGGCTCGGAAAGGAGATGGGCGTATCGACCGTATTGAGCTTGATGACTACGATGTTATTGTCAAAGCTCATCGCTTTGGAGCAAACTTACTGAGTACCTGCTATCCGATTAATAAGTGA